One genomic window of Macaca mulatta isolate MMU2019108-1 chromosome 8, T2T-MMU8v2.0, whole genome shotgun sequence includes the following:
- the CHRAC1 gene encoding chromatin accessibility complex protein 1 isoform X1 produces the protein MADVVVGKDKCGEQRLISLPLSRIRVIMKSSPEVSSINQEALVLTAKATELFVQCLATYSYRHGSGKEKKVLTYSDLANTAQESETFQFLAGGSRDYNTLQQLAGGKSIKFHDQLDVSPHL, from the exons ATGGCGGACGTGGTCGTGGGCAAAGACAAGTGCGGGGAGCAGCGGCTCATCTCGCTGCCTCTATCCCGCATCCGGGTCATCATGAAGAGCTCCCCCGAGGTGTCCAGCATCAACCAGGAGGCGTTGGTGCTCACAGCCAAGGCCACG gaGCTCTTTGTTCAATGCCTAGCCACCTATTCCTACAGACACGGcagtggaaaggaaaagaaagtactGACTTACAGTGATTTAGCAAACACTGCACAGGAATCAGAAACTTTTCAGTTTCTTGCAG ggGGCAGTCGGGATTATAATACACTGCAGCAGTTGGCTGGGGGAAAGTCTATCAAATTCCATGACCAATTGGACGTTTCTCCCCActtgtaa
- the CHRAC1 gene encoding chromatin accessibility complex protein 1 — MADVVVGKDKCGEQRLISLPLSRIRVIMKSSPEVSSINQEALVLTAKATELFVQCLATYSYRHGSGKEKKVLTYSDLANTAQESETFQFLADILPKKILASKYLKMLKEEKREEDEENDNDNESDHDEAES; from the exons ATGGCGGACGTGGTCGTGGGCAAAGACAAGTGCGGGGAGCAGCGGCTCATCTCGCTGCCTCTATCCCGCATCCGGGTCATCATGAAGAGCTCCCCCGAGGTGTCCAGCATCAACCAGGAGGCGTTGGTGCTCACAGCCAAGGCCACG gaGCTCTTTGTTCAATGCCTAGCCACCTATTCCTACAGACACGGcagtggaaaggaaaagaaagtactGACTTACAGTGATTTAGCAAACACTGCACAGGAATCAGAAACTTTTCAGTTTCTTGCAG ATATATTACCAAAGAAGATATTAGCTAGTAAATACCTGAAAATGcttaaagaggaaaagagggaagaagatgAGGAGAATGACAATGATAATGAAAGTGACCATGATGAAGCTGAATCCTAA